In a genomic window of Rutidosis leptorrhynchoides isolate AG116_Rl617_1_P2 unplaced genomic scaffold, CSIRO_AGI_Rlap_v1 contig7, whole genome shotgun sequence:
- the LOC139885024 gene encoding uncharacterized protein, which produces MGKWNFRRPRFQRQRRDWPLSYDREPLIPRSGFTDEGVPAWEKKFCALVGLIPWQKVLDTEINMPYLHKNVDSWEASAAEEAFRNAKNRFWAKENALPCDIPLPDPDKY; this is translated from the exons ATGGGCAAATGGAATTTTCGACGCCCACGATTCCAGCGTCAGAGACGCGATTGGCCACTCTCATATGACCGTGAACCGCTCATTCCCCGTTCAG GGTTTACCGATGAAGGGGTGCCTGCTTGGGAAAAGAAGTTCTGTGCTTTGGTCGGATTGATACCTTGGCAGAAAGTTTTGGATACTGAGATTAACATGCCATACCTACATAAAAATGTAGATAGTTGGGAGGCTTCAGCTGCTGAAGAAGCATTCCGAAATGCCAAAAATCGGTTTTGGGCCAAGGAAAACGCCCTCCCATGCGACATCCCTTTGCCAGATCCCGATAAGTATTAA
- the LOC139885018 gene encoding uncharacterized protein, translating into MAPSGPRSGDAIFANIDRVNAELFTLTYGAIVRQLLTDFEEVEDVNKELDQMGYNMGIRLIDDFLAKSHVSRCVDFKETAENIAKVGFKMFLGVTASVSNWNADGTCCSIILEDNPIVDFVELPDTCQGLHYCNILCGIIRGALEMVSMKTEVTWLRDMLRGDDVFELQLKLVKHIPEEYPYKDDE; encoded by the exons ATGGCTCCATCTGGTCCTCGATCTGGTGATGCCATCTTCGCCAACATTGACCGTGTG AATGCTGAACTGTTTACGTTGACGTATGGAGCCATCGTGCGTCAGTTACTTACAGATTTCGAAGAAGTCGAGGACGTTAACAAAGAGCTTGACCAAAT GGGATATAACATGGGGATTCGGCTAATTGACGACTTTCTGGCAAAATCTCATGTTTCTAGATGTGTCGACTTTAAGGAGACAGCTGAAAATATTGCAAAG GTGGGTTTCAAAATGTTCTTGGGAGTTACTGCATCGGTAAGTAATTGGAATGCTGACGGGACATGTTGCAGCATAATTTTGGAAGACAATCCAATTGTAGACTTTGTTGAGCTTCCCGATACATGTCAAGGTCTGCACTATTGCAACATCTTATGTGGAATCATTAGAGGAGCCCTAGAGATG GTATCAATGAAGACTGAAGTGACATGGCTCCGTGATATGCTCCGAGGTGATGATGTGTTTGAATTACAATTAAAACTTGTGAAGCATATCCCAGAAGAGTACCCCTACAAGGACGATGAGTAA
- the LOC139885027 gene encoding uncharacterized protein gives MKRYVWVYGGFVKETLKSNVDCLIKQGFPSGNISTMVLINPNVLMNKHDDLVRCFKAVKDLGIRADELAFMRALLMMLQMNESTLLRKIHFFKSLGWTQDDIVSMIKRKPCCLCCSEGNIRNTMAYYVNTLKIEPGFLIANPGLLVYSLDRMAKRYKILKVLESKQLLKWSNQVAWAIAKTDKYFFEKYVVKYEKSIPGLREMHTGSVEAVTKI, from the coding sequence ATGAAGCGTTATGTCTGGGTTTATGGAGGTTTTGTGAAGGAAACATTGAAATCAAATGTTGATTGCCTTATCAAACAAGGGTTTCCTTCCGGTAATATATCCACAATGGTTTTGATTAACCCTAATGTGCTTATGAACAAACATGATGATCTTGTTCGTTGTTTTAAGGCGGTTAAAGACTTGGGCATTCGGGCAGATGAGCTTGCATTCATGCGTGCCCTTTTAATGATGCTTCAAATGAATGAGAGCACTTTATTGAGAAAAATACACTTTTTCAAGAGCTTGGGGTGGACACAAGATGATATCGTGTCCATGATTAAGCGAAAGCCGTGTTGTTTGTGTTGTTCAGAGGGGAATATCAGAAACACCATGGCATACTATGTGAATACACTGAAAATTGAGCCGGGGTTTTTGATTGCTAATCCCGGTTTACTGGTATATTCACTCGATAGAATGGCTAAGAGATACAAGATTCTTAAGGTTTTGGAGTCAAAACAGCTATTGAAATGGAGCAACCAAGTTGCTTGGGCGATAGCAAAGACCGATAAATACTTCTTTGAAAAGTATGTTGTGAAGTACGAGAAAAGCATTCCTGGCTTGCGGGAGATGCACACTGGCAGCGTAGAAGCAGTGACAAAGATTTGA